Proteins encoded within one genomic window of Camelina sativa cultivar DH55 chromosome 19, Cs, whole genome shotgun sequence:
- the LOC104765988 gene encoding probable thionin-2.4 produces MEGKTLIVSVLVVSLFMAQIQVDAKSCCPSTTARNIYNTCRLPGTPRYVCADLSGCKIVDGTCPNGYTNDIFENTGHAVNKYCKLGCVSSVCGVLNTLQKSDVNEIFNGAVEKCVNACSTICTKNSMKAGETA; encoded by the exons ATGGAAGGCAAAACTTTGATTGTAAGTGTGCTCGTAGTGAGTCTATTCATGGCACAAATTCAAGTTGACGCAAAGAGCTGCTGTCCGTCCACCACTGCTAGAAATATCTATAATACTTGCCGCTTACCTGGAACTCCTAGGTATGTATGTGCAGACCTTAGTGGCTGCAAAATCGTTGATGGGACATGCCCTAACGGATATACGAACGACATTTTCGAAAACACAG GTCATGCTGTCAATAAATACTGCAAGTTGGGGTGTGTATCCTCCGTGTGTGGTGTTTTAAACACTCTCCAGAAATCCG ATGTAAATGAAATCTTCAATGGAGCGGTTGAAAAATGTGTCAACGCATGTTCTACAATTTGCACCAAGAACTCGATGAAGGCAGGTGAAACTGCCTAG